CAATTTCAGGCCATTTCAGTATGTGAACCACTGCCTGTCAGTGTGGTAATTTCCTGgttaacttctttttcttgttcaaGTTCTTGGGTTACTTTGGCATGTAGTCTTATAACTGCAAAAAGATGTTCCTTGAAAACAGCTGTAGCAACAAACCAGTGATTTGTATAAAATCTAAGACAGTCCTGTTGACACAGCCTCAGCTGGCTACTAACCTTGGAAATCTTGGGGCTTTGTGAAGTATTTGTGTCTTGCTCAGTGTGGCCACCTTTTTTTCCAGGCTTGCAAAtatagaaaaagacaaaaatggacATCTTTACAATAGGAAGGGTGATTTCAGGGTAGAATATAGCCTACTAGAGGAACTGGAACGTAGCATGACTGTCACCAGGAAAACTGAAAGTAAGTGGGGTtgttgtgtgtgggttttttggggtttgtgtatgtgtctgtTCTGGTGGGGGTTAGGGGGACATTTACTCTAATTTTGTTTGGTTAAATGGTTTAGTAACTGGGAGTACACTGAGATTAGTTCAACTGGAAGGTAGATGTTAATAAATGTGTGGTATTTTGCCACGTGTACTGCCTACAAAGAAGACTTCCATAATTCCCTTGCAATTTAGAGGCATAAACCGTTTGGGCCTTCTGTGTTATTGTTACCTTTTAATCTTGAATGTAGTGGATAGCATCTACAACAACTTCAGTGGAAAGTTACTGTTTCAGAAACCAGAATCAATTTTGTGTGCATAGTGCAAAATCTAATGTAGTCTAGTTGAGGTACAATAAATACATACTTACTGCAAGTTTTCACATGATTGCTGCCTCTATACTTTTAAACAGTTCTGTGTCtgtctttttcagttttgtggaTATTGAATATTCATAGTCTCAATAGTGGTGTGAGGTAGTACACAATCTGTCCCAGAATATCTGTTCCACTTAACAGACCAATtaaatgcttcagaaaaaaaactgaCTCCCTGGTCACAGTACCCAGATTCTTTCAGAAGTAATCAAATCATATTGTGCCTtctgatacagaaaaaaaaagaataggaTAAATGATGAAAGGGACACATAGAGACAACTAAAAATACACTTACCTTACAAATTTGCATGTGTTTTAATGTGTATCTTTTAATTAAGGAAACTTATATCCTTTACATCTTGCAATCCTTAAGAAATGTAAATAGTTTCAAGGAATGACTAAGCTAGAAAGTTCAGAAAATTGTTCAGGGGTAAGAAGGGAGCATGGAAGTATGGATGGAGATACTGTTGTGAGATAATAAAGAGGATAAAGATGAGAGGTGTAAGGACCTACATATGAAGTGTGAAGGAGTGGTAAGAGTATGATCTTTTAGGGTGTGTACTAGAGCCCCCAAGCTTGCAATTTTGCTGCATTCAGGTCTTTCAGCATGATTTATGTGCTTTTACACTTCATGTGGTCTCAGCAGGAACTAGTAGTCATGTCTTAAGtatattttcttatgtttagGTCTtgaactctgttatcccttccTTGAACCAAATCTTTTAGGATAGAAGATACACCTCCTTATTACCTAAGATGTGTCCAGAACTTCATCCTCATCAGTATTGTATTTATGGACTCATAAGGATTCAAGTGGTAACAAAGCAAATAAGTGGAGCATGCAAAAACAGTGATTCTACTTTAGTTAacacagcaaataaataaataaataaatctcacCTAAGTAGCACATTCACATATGCTTTCCAAGTTTGCTTTCATTGCTGAGTGTTTTGAGGCCTAGGTCAGATTCTCCCTCAAAATTCCACAGGAGGAGTCATCTGCATAGGCAACGTTCTCCAAACTCCAGTTACCTGATAAGaggtttgcaaaaaaaaaatcaaaaaaacaaaaccaaaattgaaTCTAGATATGACTATCCCACTGACCCCTTTACAAATAGGAGctactaattttaaaatctgttggCACTGTATGGGGAGACATAATGGCCTGTACAGTCACCTACATGCAGTTGCAGTCATGTTAAAATGCTTAGTATTCTGGTAGTTTCTTACGATGGAACAGAGTTTATATCCCTGCTTGAATTAAATTCTCAGTTTATTTTGGACACTTCATTGTTCTTGTTTTTGTGTTGAATATAATGTGCAAAGAAACTGTTAGACCTATCAGCCCCTTATTTTGTTTAACAGAAACTAAAATCCTGCAGCAGctaacaaaaatacaaaataatgtgAAAAGACTTCAGCAACAATTAAAAGATGTGAAGCCTACACCAGAATGTAAGTTGTGATGATGGATTTAAAAACATATTCCTCTACAGTCAGGTTTCTTGCATGGGCTTGTGATTCTCCTGCAGACTTGGGATACTCCTTCTCCAGTCTGTCTGCTTTTCCAGAAATCTCGGAagggaaaaatgcagaaatgtaaGAAATGGTGACATATCATGCAGCTCTGTGTGAAAACAGGGAAACTTAGGTCTTAGAATTGGTATGGATTTATTTCTTCAGGCTGTTGAAAGCCATGTGTTTTCTATGTGTAACTCTTTgccttatttaaaataaagttattatTCTAGTGCGGTTTAGATTCAGCTCCCTTTCATCAGCAAACTCATTTCTAGCCATCTGCATGGCTTGAAGTGCAAGTTGGAATATTCTGTGGAAAATTCTGGAACAACTCATTCAGTTTGGATGATTTGGAACTTTGGAAATACACACTGAAAGAACCACTCTCCTGTGATACTTTAGTACTTTGTGTAGAGCACAGATTAAAGCCCTCCTACTAGCTGAGGGCTTTCAGATGCTAGATAACATGCATCTCATCTCATTTATTTAGTGTctcttctgtaaaaaaaaaggcattattttCTTAAGCTGTCAGCAAAGATGCCAAGAAATAACAAGTCATGAAAGCTGAACTAAGAGTTTTAGATGATGTAACTGTgccaattaaattattttttttatagtcAGGTTAGTTAAGCTATGTGTTCAATTAGTGTCTATAGAGATGTTGAgctattttaaaactgatttgaTACTTTTTTTCTACCATTGGAAAATAGAAATTCTCTAGACAGCTGTCAGTTACTGTCTTTCTCCATATCAGGACTGCAGCAAACTGACAGTACAGGATACAAAATCTAACTTCAATGTTTTGTTGTCAGCTTTGTAAAAGTAGTGAGCTGTGGGTTAAATAGGATTGCTACAGTCTGGTATAAACCAAAGATTTGACTGTGCATCTTAAGTCACTAACTGCATtgttacaaaaaacaaaagtggATATTTTTTAGCATAAGGCTTGTCTTACTCTGATTCAATTGAAGGTTACTCAGAATGAGACTCTTGTTAATTATAATGGGATTTGCATCCAGTTGACTAAATCACTGTGAAATCACACCTTTTGAATACATTAGAGTTTGTCTTTTAAGACTGTTTGAGATAGAAATGCATGCTTTTTGgtacactgaaataaatgtgtcCCCGAATTCTCTGCAAGTGCCTGCATTTCTAAATAGTGCTGAATTATTGATAAATACTGTAGATTTCTTAAGTGAtgtgcttttttctccttttcagttATTGACAAGCTCAAGGAAATGATGGAAGAAGTTGAAAATGCAATCAATGCTTTTAAAGAGGAACAGAGGCAAATGTGTGTCTATACATACTTCAGCTATAAGAAAAAGTTCTTCCATAAGACACAATGAAAACTTTGCATTAATAAACTATTCTTTTGATTTACTCTTTAGCTAGTGATTCCTGTGGTATGTAAACCAAACTCAAGCTATCAACATTAGCGTTGTGATAAATACGCTTTTAGAGAGGCTGTTTATATAGCTTCTGCACTGATCCAGTGACAATGTTTTGCCTATGAAAAGCCTTTTCAAAGAAAGGCTGCAGAAGAAGCGGCTGGGTTTTTTAACTGGTGTCAGGAGGGGATTGAGTTTGTTGTTTGAGTACCATAAATGTGTGCTTTCACAAAACAGGTAACTTATTTCTGATATGTAGTGCTTTATTATAAGATCATTACAAAGTGCTGTCATCTGTGTTACCATTTCAGTTCTTAATCTTTGAAGCATAGCTTTTGTGTGTCATTGAACAGTTCCAAAATCAGTTTTTGGTGAATGAACAATTGaatattggatttttttctcttacatcTCAatgtttgttcttctttttaGATATGAACACCttttgaaggaggaaagaaCTGCTATGAATGAGCTCAGTGTCTTTGAGAGAAAAGTGGATCTGTGGGCATTGGGCAGCTCAACAACAGAGAAAGTTTTGAAATTACCATCACCCAAAGTCTCAGTTGATAAAAGAATAGAAAATCATATACGTGAAGAAGAAGTAGAGTTTGAAAGAGTTCTACAGTGAACAGGAGGGTGGCAAGGAGGCTGGGATGATTATGATCATCAAAATTTTCTGAGAATATGGACAAAACACAAAGGAAGGCGGTCCTACTTGGATGAAGTCCTTCAGTATCTCTGtggaagaacaaaggaagataTTGAACAGCATGACAAATGGTATCAAGAATTTCTGATCTTATGTAGAAGAAACAGGTAAAACAACCCCTCTAGGGCTTTTGTAGctttaagaaaaagtaagtaCTTCTAAAATGCATGCATTTCTTACTTTTGTATTTGCCTCTCTGGTGGTAATGCTAGGTAGATTTCTGTTATAGCCGATGCTATGTAACTAAAGTCTTTAGCATCCTCAACTTgccaaaaatatttgtcttaaaGAATTACCGCTAAGTGTAGACTTAACAACATATTGAAGTGGGCTGTGTGTTGCCAAATTATATTATAAATGGTTTTCATGGCAGGGGTCCAGCAAGTTAGATGCCAATTCCAGAGAGGTAAGTGATCCCATCTGAAATTGAAGTTCTTGTTACATCTGTCACTAAGAAGGTCTGTCCCACTGTATAGGCAATATACCTATGTCATACGAACATACAGAACTATGATCTCTTCAAGAACTATCCATCTaacataaaaaatgaaatataaaatagaagGTGGAATTATTGATTcgaatttaaaaaattaagaccTGAAATACATTTGCACTTAAAAAAACTATATTACGCCAACATTTGTTGATATACTGTATAGTCAGCAAATTACTGTATAGCCAGCAATGTATTGTGTAGTGTAAGGATTTAACAACCTAACTAACAAAGATAAGGGCCCAGTTGCATCCTTGGTGGACGAGATAATGGGAATCTTCAGCATGGAGGCGGAGGACGATCCAGTtataaccaactcagcagtttGGGCTTCGGCCAGCTCAGCATACCAGACCAAAGGTAAAAAGTGCCCTGCGAGGAAGACTGCAAACCTTCATCCAAAAGACCCCAGCCCATGACCACCAGCTGGCAGCGTGCATGCACCAAGAGGAGGAGCCCTGTGATTATAATAGCCACTCCTATTCCTGGGACTAATTGTGCTAAACCAACCCCTATCCTGAATATGTATGACATGTGAACATGAAAATGGATACCTTATGAAACGAAGCATGCTTTGGAAAAGATTCCCATGCCTGCTGGTGCCAGAATAAACATACCTGGTTTATAACTCATCTCGAATTGTAGAGGTTTATTCCACACGTCATTGTAACTAGCCAAAGTTAATATGAATCCTGTAACTTAAATAATATTAGCAGACACATATTAAACTTGCCTTTGTGATCCataacattgaaaaaaaacctgtgaGAACAGACAGGGGTCTTCTTTGCCTTAAATTTTGACTTTATCAGACTTTTAATTCCTCTATGCCGTTCGTATCCTTGGAGCCTATGTTTTCCTCACACCAAGTCAATGGGAATGTGCAAAATTTTCATGGAAacgttactttttttttttttttcctgatgtgcTCTTGCAGCCAATTAAGAAGTGggaataaaagcagcagcaagaaaaagaaggaagcttgaaggagaaagagaaatcagaaaaaatgcTCAAGGAAGAACAGCAACAGTGTGAAGAAGCTCTGAAGCAAAGCAGTGATTGaagcatggaaaaaagaaaacaacaagcaTTAGCATTTGCCATGGAACAAGCATCACAGCTAAAGctagcagaagagaaaagcaacaagaaTGTCAGCACCACATGAAGTTACTGTCAGAAACCTATGCCTTGCAGaagataaaaaaggaagaacttgAAAATCttgagaagagagaggaagctgaaaaggaggaaaggaagagaactGCAGAAGAAATTACTAAGTTTCAAGAGCATGTACGTAATTATACTCCATTTatacattttgttgttttaaattcaCCTATTTCCTTCTACAATATAATCTgttaaacactttttaaaaatctaagtTTAATTCCTTTAAATCTGTTTTTGATTCACTATGAATAACAGCATCTGTTACATACAAGAAATAGGATGAAACTTTATTTTAGACAAAGATGTTCATTTTCCTCAATATTTGAGTTCTACAGGATTCTTCAAGCCTGTATTTCATTCTACAAATAGaagtagttttattttcttcaatgtGAGAGTGTTTGGGGAAAAACACTTGGGCTGCATTGCTTGCCATGCCATAGAAAACTTCATAAGACCTGATTGTTGTATGCAGATACGAAATAAAAAAGAGGTTTTTGAATGTCCTGGAGGTTTCTGTTGCTGTAATGTCAACTTAGATCCCATATCAATGTAAATCTGGTTACTGGAAAACTGATATTTTTGTCAGCATTTATGCCAGTGTTcatttttctaaacagaaataaaactactACAATCCATTTTTTCTCAAAACTGTGTAAATATGATTTGTTTGTGCAGGACAAGCTATAGCAAGTAGCTACCTAGTATAACTTTATTCTGTACTATTctaatttcaaaagaaaaaaaaaagtgaaaaagctgcatatattttttcatataatttgtttgcttttcgATTTGTTTTGAGTTTCAGGATCTACATAAACTGGAGCAAAGTATTTATGAAAACAAGCTAAAGAAGTagagaaacatgaaaaagaaaaaaggttggCAAAGTTAAGAGAGGAGGTAACTcatcattttcttgttttaattttaggtGTGTGCAGCTTGTTTAAACAACCTTTTTCCTCATTGATGTAAAAAGGAATTTTTCCTTACCTAAATGGttgataaaggaaaaaaaatacatactgaGTCATGCTTGTTATCAGGAGACAAAAATGCAGCAGGCAtagttgtttttgtgtttttttattttttttttttaagcaagagAGAATGTCCTTATCTCCTGGCAATATTTGTTCTGAGTAAAGCCTATAGCTCATATAAATGAGCTGCAGTGTGGgtggtggtttttatttttggaatGGTTTTCTACCATTAGTTAAAGAAGTAGGCTGTTTTCCAGAAGAGTTTTGGGAACattgcctgtttgtttgttttttagtttaaGCTTTTAAATTACTAAAGCATAAATGAGAGCAAGCAATTGCTGCCCCTGTTACTGATCTCACATTTCTGACATTTCCTGTGGTAGTGAGGAGGGAAAATTCTCTTTCTGGGTAGCCAGCTGTGTACTGTTACTGTGCAGCTGTCCCTACGAGGGTGGCCTAGTGCAGGCACTCTGTGATCGATGAGAAGAcccatttgtttgtttcactCTGGGGTGGAGATTCCGCTAACCGCGGGTAACCAGAGGCTGGTCCATGCGGTGCAGACCTACCAAAGGCAGGGAGGACCACATGAGAGGTTGCACCAACAGCTTCAGAAACACTGTTACACACCCCGTGTCGATGGGAATGTCAGATTCCTGTTTTGCCTTGTTTTAGGAGCTACCCCCGCCTGGAGACAAGGGTTGTAGGTGAGCACCTGCCCGTGTCTGTCGCGGGATGATGAAGCTTATGAAGCGGCCAGCAGTCCTCGGGAGCTGTCACAAAATCTGCTCGACACAGTGACGTGTGTTACCTTTGTGAGTGGTGGATTTTAAACACCACCTGTAAGACTGGCAGGCTCTGCGTGATGACGTAGACGGGTGTTTGCGTTAGAGCGTTTGCCGGCCGGCTGCCACCCGCCGCAGCGACACAGGGCGCGGCCACCGCCCCCTCGCCGGTCCCGCGCTGCCGTGACGCCACGCGGAGGGGTGGAGTTCCCGTTGTGCGTGACGCAGTCCGTGCACGCCGGGCGCGGGCGGCGGCAAGATGGCGGCAGCGGGCCCCGGGGAGGTGGAGCGGCTGGACTTCCTGCGGGAGCGGCATGTGCGCTTCTTCCAGCGCTGCCTGCAGATCCTGCCCGAGCGCTACTCGTCCCTGGAGACCAGCAGGTGGTGCGCCGGGCTCCTTCGCCCGCGGAGGGCCTCTGGGCGGGCGGGCGCCCCATGCCCGGCCTTCGGGGCCCGGCGCTCGGGCTGGTGGCCGGGGTCTTGGCGCGTCCCCGTACCTGGGGCCGCGCGGCGCGTCGGCGGGTCTGACCCTTTCTCCGGGCGCCGCCCGCCCGTGtcggggaggcggcggcgcgtCCCTCTCCGTCGGGCAGTGGCGTGGTGGGGAGTCTCTCCGGGAGAGCTGCCCGCACGGGCCGGCTCCCGCGGCTGCGGGCAGGATGCTGCACCGCCCCGGCCACCTGAAGGGCCGGGCGCCGCGGCGGGCGGAAGGCAAGCGCTCCCAGAGCCCGCCCGCCAGCAGACGGCCGCCAGAAAGTAGGAGTTGGTATAGGGGTTCATTCTGTCACGTAAACTCCCTGGTATACATGAAGGACGATTTGTTGATCCGTCTAATCTATTTTCAGCCCTGTGCTTCTCTCTTTTAATCCACCCTGGAAGccgattttaaaataaatgacttAAGCCTTTCCTAGCTCAAAGTCAGCATGCAGCACCCTCTTATTTAtgtaacagaaataatttaaaccTTTATTAGGTAGTATGAAAGTTAAAATACTAGTGAAATACGTTTCTCACCTTGAATTAGAGGGACACTAGTCTCTTTAATGGTCAGAACACATTTAGTTCAGATTCTTAAAGTCTTCATGTAAGTTAGTTACACCTGAGGCACAAGAGACACGCATAACTTGATTGTCAAGCTGCACTTGATAAAAGCTTGGAGGCAGGTAGAGGGTTTGATATCTTATTCAACCAATAATATCATCAGATAGTTTTCGCTTTGTGATTTTTTGCATGGCACATTGTGAAGAATGCTTAATGACTTAGATCAAGTCTTTCTGCTAAACCAAGTATTATTTCAGTTGAGAGTACAAACACATGTAAGGGCTAGTATGGGTAGTGCTGAACAGTATTTGAAATAACACAGAACTTTATATTGAAAAGGaaatttgaaaatgttgatTTCAGAGATGTAAATCATTATGAATTCATTATGAATTCATAAAATTCATTATGAATTACCTGATGTTTTACTGTACTTTGTCAGTTATTTTAAATGACAGCAAAAGGAAGTCTAGGCATGCTGTGTTTCTACATCTTTCTAGGCATTAAAGTTACAATAACACGCAGACACATTAGAATTGTAACTCAAAGGGCTAACCTTAGTCACATTGACACACAGAGAAAGGCTGAAGCAATGGGGTTTGTTCAGTCTAGAGGAGGGAGTATCTGATCACAGCCTTCCCTTACTGAGAAACAAGTTACAGGGAAAGACAGAGGTGCACTGTTCACAGGGGAACAGCATGATGGGGCAGAGGGATATGGGAATGAGTTACATCAGGGAAAATGGTCTGAATGTAGGAAAAATGTTCACCATTAGAGCGGTTAACCACCaagaggttgcccagggaagtgctggagtctCCCTTGAAGACTTGGCTTGTCAGGGTGCTGGGTCATTTCCCCTAAGGCTCAGAGTTGTGCAGAAGGTGGGACTAGTGGTCTCCAGAGGCCCTTGGAAACCTGGATATTCTGATTACATTGCCAAGCTGTCGCAGTTTGCCATTGAGCTGAAACAGGCTCTAGTTTACATGGGGACTGCCCTGATCTCACTGAATAGCACTACTAATAATAATGCTAATTGGCTTGAGAGCTCTTGAGAAATTAATGAGCTGTCTGAAATTTAATGTGTGGTTACAGTAGCTACAGTACATTAAATAACCAGTGCCCAGTTCTTTGTACGTAATGGCTGTGCAACACTGAAAACACACTCTTTTTTTGAAAATTGGAACTGTCAATTTGAAACTATTTCGGGATGTCTTAGTTTTTGACTAATGAGCACAGTCTCAGCCTCCAATTAGAACAGAAATTGTGGTCATGTGTTGTTTCGAAGTTGCCAAGTTTTTACTCAGCCGGAAGCTTTCTCTGGAAGAATTATACTGATATTTAGATCAGTGTTCTGCAGATATACATATGTGTTTGTTAATAAATTCTGAGTGGGGGATTGAACCATAAATGCATCTTCCCCAGTTTGCCCTTGAGGGTAGttaatttgcctttttgacaTGTTCAAGGTCACTGAGTCCAGCAAGCCTCCTGAGCTAGTACTGCTGCAGAAAGAGATGCTGTACGCCTTTTATTTTTACCTACCTTTTTCTTAGAGTTTTTTGGTTCCATGGTGAATTAGATGGGGAAACTCAAATTAAAAAGAggcttgtaaaaaaaaaaaaaaagaaagaaaaatcaattttcagtgagttggttttgttttgtttcactgcACTGCAGCAGAAGCAACTGCATTTGTTGTCATCAGACAGGGCGGTAGAAGATTAAATTTTCCACACAGTGGTCCTTCATTCTAACTTAAGCTGTAGTTTGTCAAATACTAAGAAACTACATACAATGATAAATTTGATTTCACATTCTTTACTTAATGGCTCAAAGCCTGCATAATTATTTGTATCTGTGATTATTACATGCAACATCAGCAACAGTAGTTTTTAAGTAATCTGGTTGATAGTGTTTCTACGTGATCAGTCAGTACTGTGAGTGTTTGCAGGAAAAGTCTTTCAGATTGTGGTACTTTATGGTGCTCTTTGTAGCATGTGTATTCAGTTTCTCACATCATTCGCTTTAGAAGTGCATTCTGAATTCTGCTGAGATACTGTAGTCTTTGTCCATATCTGAAGATAAAAACCTCTGAATCTGTCATCAGGATTGTCTTTACTTACTTGTCTTGAAGGGGAATTTAAGATTACTGATACCTGTTTTGTAAGCTTTCAGTAGGTCAGTTAACAAATTCAGCTGTCAAGCTTTGATGCTTGACTTAATAAATTAATATGCATACAGTAACTGAAGTTgtagaaggcatgaagaaaagATGCCAGATTTGGGGGTTGTCTTATAAAGGGCTACCCTCAGTGGAAATCGCTGTATATAAAGTTTTTACACTTCCAGCTGTGTGTCAGCTAAGGTCCTACTAAGAATTGTCTTTGCTAGTCTTCGAATGTGTCTGTGAGACAGGATAGCATATGGAGTAAGGATGCAGTATCTAGATGGTGGCATCTggaccccaggttccagtatgagttggggaatgacctgttggagagcagtgtaggggaaagggacctgggggtcctggtggacagcaggatggccatgagccagcactgtgcccttgtggccaggaaagccaatggcatcctggggtgtattagaaagggggtggttagAAAGTCAAGAgaggttttccttcccctctactctgccctggtgagaccacatctggaatattgtgtccagttctgggcccctcagttcaagaaggacagggaactgctggacagagtccagtgcagagccacaaagatgatgaagagagtggagcatctcccttatgaggaaaggctgagggagctgtgtctctttagcatggaggagactgaggggtgacctcatgagtgttaataaatatataaagggtgagtgtcatgaggatggagccaggctcttcgcagtgacaaccaatgataagacaaggggcaatgggtataaactggaacacaggaggttccacttaaatttgagaagaaccttctcagtgggggtgacagaacactggaacaggctgcccagggaggttgtggagtctccttttctgggGACATtgaaaacccacctggacacattcctgtgtaacctcatctgggtgttcctgctccggcagggggattggactagatgatctttcgaggtcccttccaatccctaacattctctGATTTTGTTTGACCTATCTATGTCCAGTGGTACCAGATGTTCTTGCCTATCATATATGAATTCTAGCACACTGTATGGACGGTTCCTTAGTCATGCTGATAATATTAACACAGAGAATCAGCTCTCAATAAGTAAACTGAAACTTAACTATGTAAAACCACTTTCTACATTCATTTAtctgatatatatatttttaagtataGATGATATTTATTGTCTGTCTTTTGAGTACAGCCTTGTAGTTTTGGACCTAGTTTGCAGTAGTTTCTAGTGCTGAcgctggcattttttttttgcctcatttGAAGTAGCTTATCTGGGTAGCAGAGTGTGAAAATGTCTTCAAGTAGTTTCAGTAAAAGACTGTCAGACTTAGTATTTGTGATAATCAGAAAATATATGCTAGATTTCAAAGAAATCATTTACTGTAACAGAACAGTAAATTCCTTGTTTCTTTATGAAAGTAGTGGTTTTGCTTGAAATAGTGGGTTATTATTATTCAGAGTCATATTTTGAGTTACACAGATCTAATTAATGGCAAGAGTTGACATAGGTCTTGAAGTGTTAATTTTGCACTTTGAAACACGTTTGTTTAGTCATTAAATGGCTTAAAATTACTTAAAAGATACTCTGTTCCACGTAGAAATAACTTTTATTGCAAcatacttttttgtttctctgtagtCAAAAACTTTCGtgtaataacaataataaagaGACATATTTTAGAATCAAATTATTATAGACTAAatctacattttcttttgtgccATGAACACTTGCCATAATGGAGCTGTATGCTATTCTGTACTcgattttttggtttggtttgtttatgtGAGGACCCTGGGGTTGCATGGAGGGATTTTTTGAAGAGGGAATGTTCATGTTCGAT
The Columba livia isolate bColLiv1 breed racing homer chromosome Z, bColLiv1.pat.W.v2, whole genome shotgun sequence genome window above contains:
- the CCDC112 gene encoding LOW QUALITY PROTEIN: coiled-coil domain-containing protein 112 (The sequence of the model RefSeq protein was modified relative to this genomic sequence to represent the inferred CDS: inserted 2 bases in 2 codons; substituted 3 bases at 3 genomic stop codons) encodes the protein MAALTTAVAAAAARQQQNDSCSSTAGAGQLFQNWKMKAEKAKKVEFIRTAERLKAQLANIEKDKNGHLYNRKGDFRVEYSLLEELERSMTVTRKTEKTKILQQLTKIQNNVKRLQQQLKDVKPTPEFIDKLKEMMEEVENAINAFKEEQRQIYEHLLKEERTAMNELSVFERKVDLWALGSSTTEKVLKLPSPKVSVDKRIENHIREEEVEFERVLQXTGGWQGGWDDYDHQNFLRIWTKHKGRRSYLDEVLQYLCGRTKEDIEQHDKWYQEFLILCRRNREPIKKWEXKQQQEKEGSLKEKEKSEKMLKEEQQQCEEALKQSSDXSMEKRKQQALAFAMEQASQLKLAEEKSNKNXQHHMKLLSETYALQKIKKEELENLEKREEAEKEERKRTAEEITKFQEHDLHKLEQSIYXKQAKEVEKHEKEKRLAKLREEELPPPGDKGCR